The following proteins are encoded in a genomic region of Alnus glutinosa chromosome 8, dhAlnGlut1.1, whole genome shotgun sequence:
- the LOC133875059 gene encoding tryptophan synthase beta chain 1: MAASTTSTATSATIQRTCALPKPYLPSKLPFSFRKFTSSFPSTAKSSSFAVSCTLGTRDPAVQMEHRPNEENGSVSGTILLPRPDSFGRFGKFGGKYVPETLMYALTELESAFYSLAGDEEFQKELNGILKDYVGRESPLYFAERLTEHYKRPNGEGPHIYLKREDLNHTGAHKINNAVGQALLAKRLGKNRIIAETGAGQHGVATATVCARFGLQCIIYMGAQDMERQSLNVFRMRLLGAEVRAVHSGTATLKDATSEAIRDWVTNVETTHYILGSVAGPHPYPMMVREFHAVIGKETRKQALEKWGGKPEILVACVGGGSNAMGLFHEFVDDKDVRLIGVEAAGFGLDSGKHAATLTKGEVGVLHGAMSYLLQDEDGQIVEPHSISAGLDYPGVGPEHSYLKDSGRAEYYNVTDEEALEAFKRLSQLEGIIPALETSHALAYLEQLCPTLQNGTKVVLNCSGRGDKDVQTAIKHLQI, encoded by the exons ATGGCCGCGTCCACAACATCCACCGCAACTAGCGCCACCATCCAACGCACCTGCGCTCTTCCCAAACCCTATCTTCCCTCCAAATTGCCCTTCAGCTTCCGCAAATTTACTTCATCCTTCCCCTCCACcgccaaatcttcttcttttgctgTTTCTTGCACGCTTGGAACCCGAGACCCTGCCGTCCAGATGGAGCACCGCCCCAATGAGGAGAACGGATCGGTTTCTGGTACTATTCTCCTTCCGAGACCCGATTCTTTTGGCCGCTTCGGGAAGTTCGGCGGGAAGTACGTCCCCGAAACCCTAATGTATGCGCTCACCGAGCTCGAGTCCGCGTTCTACTCTCTCGCCGGCGACGAGGAGTTTCAG AAAGAACTGAATGGGATCTTGAAAGACTATGTTGGAAGGGAGAGTCCTCTGTACTTTGCGGAGCGGCTAACTGAGCATTATAAGCGTCCTAACGGTGAAGGGCCACACATTTATCTTAAGAGGGAAGATCTGAACCACACTGGGGCTCACAAAATCAATAATGCTGTTGGCCAAGCTTTGCTTGCCAAGCGTTTGGGGAAAAATCGGATTATTGCTGAAACTGGAGCTGGTCAGCATGGAGTTGCAACAGCCACTGTTTGTGCTCGGTTTGGCTTGCAATGTATCATCTATATGGGTGCACAAGATATGGAGAGGCAATCACTCAATGTATTCAGAATGCGTCTTCTTGGGGCTGAG GTTAGAGCAGTCCATTCTGGGACAGCCACGCTGAAAGATGCTACATCAGAAGCTATTAGGGACTGGGTAACTAATGTAGAGACAACCCACTATATTTTGGGCTCTGTTGCTGGGCCACATCCATACCCCATGATGGTTCGAGAGTTCCATGCTGTGATTGGTAAAGAAACCAGAAAACAAGCACTGGAAAAGTGGGGAGGGAAACCTGAGATTCTGGTAGCATGCGTTGGTGGAGGTTCAAATGCCATGGGACTCTTCCATGAGTTCGTTGATGACAAGGATGTTAGGTTGATTGGTGTGGAGGCTGCAGGGTTTGGATTGGACAGTGGTAAGCATGCTGCCACTTTGACAAAAGGGGAAGTTGGGGTTTTGCATGGAGCTATGAGCTATTTGTTACAGGATGAAGATGGGCAAATAGTTGAACCTCATTCCATAAGTGCAGG ATTGGATTATCCTGGGGTTGGACCAGAGCATAGTTATTTGAAAGATTCAGGACGTGCTGAATATTATAATGTCACAGATGAGGAAGCATTGGAAG CGTTTAAGAGATTATCGCAACTAGAGGGCATAATCCCTGCCCTGGAGACATCTCATGCATTGGCTTATTTGGAGCAGCTGTGCCCTACTCTTCAAAATGGAACTAAGGTTGTGCTTAATTGCAGTGGCAGAGGGGATAAGGACGTTCAAACAGCTATCAAACATTTGCAGATTTGA
- the LOC133875244 gene encoding FHA domain-containing protein DDL isoform X2 yields the protein MMGRNISNHSESPVRGRGSPHRRSPTRRSPSRRERSPTRQRSSHKVRSPEREKHSVQAKSPRHARSSSPAARSPSPRTKRLRRAQAEAEKERETEKARLPSPRTKQLRRAQAEREVERETEREHEKNHSRGSDRGKHRERGSERETVGERKERRLPRHDNEVDRETEREHEKNHGKGSDKGAHRERVFEREIGSERKERRSGRDDTKVERETEREHENNNGRGSDRGTHRERGSDWEAGTERKERRSGRDDDDRKSSRSRHDRSTSPSDRQHRGKHRSLSPQPAADTRARDEVTNVRGAEGRNNEDDSIAKMKAAEEALEAKETQKPSFELSGKLAAETNRVRGITLLFTEPPDARKPEIRWRLYVFKGGEVLNEPLYIHRQSCYLFGRERRVADIPTDHPSCSKQHAVIQFRQVEKEEGDGKLTKKVRPYVMDLGSTNKTYINDNAIEPERYYELFEKDTIRFGNSSREYVLLHENSAT from the exons ATGATGGGGCGTAATATATCCAATCATTCAGAATCTCCGGTTAGGGGTCGGGGGTCTCCTCATAGAAGGAGTCCAACTAGGAGGAGCCCATCTCGAAGAGAGAGATCACCCACCCGTCAAAGGAGCTCACACAAGGTTAGATCTCCAGAAAGAGAGAAACATTCTGTTCAAGCTAAATCTCCAAGGCATGCGAGGTCGAGTTCTCCTGCTGCTCGCTCACCTTCTCCCAGGACAAAACGTTTGAGGAGAGCGCAAGCTGAAgctgaaaaagagagagaaactgaGAAAGCTCGCTTGCCTTCTCCTCGGACAAAGCAGTTGAGGAGAGCACAAGCTGAAAGAGAGGTTGAGAGAGAAACTGAGAGAGAGCATGAAAAGAATCACAGCAGGGGGAGTGACAGGGGGAAACATAGGGAAAGGGGTTCCGAGAGGGAAACTGTGggtgagagaaaagagagaaggcTGCCTAGGCATGATAATGAGGTTGACAGAGAAACTGAGAGAGAGCATGAAAAAAATCATGGCAAAGGTAGTGATAAGGGGGCACATAGGGAAAGGGTTTTTGAGAGGGAAATTGGGAgcgagagaaaagagagaaggtCTGGTAGAGATGATACTAAGGTTGAGAGAGAAACGGAGAGAGAGCATGAAAATAATAATGGCCGGGGGAGTGATAGGGGGACACATAGGGAAAGGGGTTCTGATTGGGAAGCTGGGActgagagaaaagagagaaggtCGGGTAGAGATGATGATGATAGGAAATCTTCTAGATCAAGGCATGATCGGTCTACTTCTCCATCAGATCGTCAGCACAGGGGCAAACATAGATCTCTATCTCCTCAACCAGCAGCTGATACCAGAGCTCGTGACGAG GTGACAAATGTAAGAGGAGCTGAAGGGCG GAATAACGAGGATGATTCAATAGCTAAGATGAAGGCTGCTGAGGAGGCTCTGGAAGCAAAGGAAACG CAAAAACCATCTTTTGAGCTCTCTGGAAAGCTTGCTGCAGAAACCAATAGAGTCAGAG GTATAACACTGCTGTTCACTGAACCCCCAGATGCTCGAAAACCTGAGATAAGATGGCGGCTTTATGTTTTCAAGGGTGGTGAAGTGCTAAATG AGCCCCTTTATATACATCGTCAAAGTTGTTATCTTTTTGGGAGGGAAAGAAGGGTGGCAGACATTCCTACGGACCACCCATCCTGCAGCAAGCAACATGCTGTCATTCAATTCCG ACAAGTAGAGAAGGAGGAAGGCGATGGTAAACTAACAAAGAAAGTAAG GCCTTACGTAATGGACCTTGGAAGCACAAATAAAACTTATATTAAT GATAATGCCATTGAGCCTGAGCGTTATtatgaactttttgaaaaaGACACTATTAGGTTTGGTAATAGTAG CCGAGAGTATGTACTACTGCACGAGAACTCCGCCACGTGA
- the LOC133875244 gene encoding uncharacterized protein LOC133875244 isoform X1 produces the protein MMGRNISNHSESPVRGRGSPHRRSPTRRSPSRRERSPTRQRSSHKVRSPEREKHSVQAKSPRHARSSSPAARSPSPRTKRLRRAQAEAEKERETEKARLPSPRTKQLRRAQAEREVERETEREHEKNHSRGSDRGKHRERGSERETVGERKERRLPRHDNEVDRETEREHEKNHGKGSDKGAHRERVFEREIGSERKERRSGRDDTKVERETEREHENNNGRGSDRGTHRERGSDWEAGTERKERRSGRDDDDRKSSRSRHDRSTSPSDRQHRGKHRSLSPQPAADTRARDEVTNVRGAEGRNNEDDSIAKMKAAEEALEAKETQKPSFELSGKLAAETNRVRGITLLFTEPPDARKPEIRWRLYVFKGGEVLNEPLYIHRQSCYLFGRERRVADIPTDHPSCSKQHAVIQFRQVEKEEGDGKLTKKPRVCTTARELRHVMGHVDSSTDGNYLQPIFAVFSVDAIEFDCLFAGVAERKQFECLNSYFFILHYDLIIYLAFLLA, from the exons ATGATGGGGCGTAATATATCCAATCATTCAGAATCTCCGGTTAGGGGTCGGGGGTCTCCTCATAGAAGGAGTCCAACTAGGAGGAGCCCATCTCGAAGAGAGAGATCACCCACCCGTCAAAGGAGCTCACACAAGGTTAGATCTCCAGAAAGAGAGAAACATTCTGTTCAAGCTAAATCTCCAAGGCATGCGAGGTCGAGTTCTCCTGCTGCTCGCTCACCTTCTCCCAGGACAAAACGTTTGAGGAGAGCGCAAGCTGAAgctgaaaaagagagagaaactgaGAAAGCTCGCTTGCCTTCTCCTCGGACAAAGCAGTTGAGGAGAGCACAAGCTGAAAGAGAGGTTGAGAGAGAAACTGAGAGAGAGCATGAAAAGAATCACAGCAGGGGGAGTGACAGGGGGAAACATAGGGAAAGGGGTTCCGAGAGGGAAACTGTGggtgagagaaaagagagaaggcTGCCTAGGCATGATAATGAGGTTGACAGAGAAACTGAGAGAGAGCATGAAAAAAATCATGGCAAAGGTAGTGATAAGGGGGCACATAGGGAAAGGGTTTTTGAGAGGGAAATTGGGAgcgagagaaaagagagaaggtCTGGTAGAGATGATACTAAGGTTGAGAGAGAAACGGAGAGAGAGCATGAAAATAATAATGGCCGGGGGAGTGATAGGGGGACACATAGGGAAAGGGGTTCTGATTGGGAAGCTGGGActgagagaaaagagagaaggtCGGGTAGAGATGATGATGATAGGAAATCTTCTAGATCAAGGCATGATCGGTCTACTTCTCCATCAGATCGTCAGCACAGGGGCAAACATAGATCTCTATCTCCTCAACCAGCAGCTGATACCAGAGCTCGTGACGAG GTGACAAATGTAAGAGGAGCTGAAGGGCG GAATAACGAGGATGATTCAATAGCTAAGATGAAGGCTGCTGAGGAGGCTCTGGAAGCAAAGGAAACG CAAAAACCATCTTTTGAGCTCTCTGGAAAGCTTGCTGCAGAAACCAATAGAGTCAGAG GTATAACACTGCTGTTCACTGAACCCCCAGATGCTCGAAAACCTGAGATAAGATGGCGGCTTTATGTTTTCAAGGGTGGTGAAGTGCTAAATG AGCCCCTTTATATACATCGTCAAAGTTGTTATCTTTTTGGGAGGGAAAGAAGGGTGGCAGACATTCCTACGGACCACCCATCCTGCAGCAAGCAACATGCTGTCATTCAATTCCG ACAAGTAGAGAAGGAGGAAGGCGATGGTAAACTAACAAAGAAA CCGAGAGTATGTACTACTGCACGAGAACTCCGCCACGTGATGGGACATGTTGATTCGTCGACGGACGGGAACTATTTACAGCCCATTTTTGCTGTATTTTCTGTGGATGCAATTGAGTTTGATTGTCTTTTTGCCGGTGTTGCCGAAAGGAAACAGTTCGAATGTCTTAACTCATACTTCTTTATATTGCACTATGACCTCATAATTTATTTGGCATTTCTTCTCGCTTGA